The stretch of DNA CAGATATGCCTCTGATTACCGGAGAAGACTTCGATCGTCTTCTCCATTCCGTAAGGCCAGATGATGAAATGGTCTCCTTCGTTTTTCGGGGTAAGAAAGGCTTTCCGACATTCATATCGAAGAAGCTGTTCCCCGAACTCTCCGGAATTTCCGGTGACAAGGGTGCCTATCAGCTGGTGAGAAGAAAGCTGGCATCGATTCGCGAAATCGAGGGCGCAAGACACAATGTCTTTGACATTGATGTACCAGAGAAGATAGTTCATTCAGACCACGATTATTCTTTTTAGATAGCCAGAGAGGATTTTGGAGGTGAAGTGAGATGTCGTTTAGGGTTTTTATGCCGACCAGTGAGGAGGAGCTCCAAACACTCCTTTCTGAGAGAAGCTGCATTCTTGCCGGCGGCACCGACCTGCTGGTGAAGATAAGGTTGAAGAGAGTGCTCCCAGATAAGGTGATAAGCCTGAGGCATCTCGAGGGGTTTAATACCATAGAAGACCTCGGCGACTCGCTTAGAGTGGGCTGTAAGGTCACCATGTCCGAACTTCTGACCAGCGATGCAATTATTGAGCACAGCAAAATACTGGGGATGGCTTTAAGAGAGATTGGAAGTCCACAGATCAGAAACCGGGCCACACTGGTTGGAAATGTCGTCAACGCGTCTCCCGCGGGCGATTCGATAGTTCCTATGTTGCTTTCCAATGCAAGCCTGTCGATAGGTGGTCCGACAGGAGAGAGAGTCGAAAGAATCGCCGATTTCATAAAGGGACCTGGATCGACCTCTCTCGCGAGTGGGGAGTTCGTCAAGTCCATAACGTTCGAAAAGACTGGAGATTTCTTTCCTCAGTTCCACAAAGTTGGCCAGAGGAACGCAATGGCCATTGCG from Mesotoga infera encodes:
- a CDS encoding xanthine dehydrogenase family protein subunit M; translation: MSFRVFMPTSEEELQTLLSERSCILAGGTDLLVKIRLKRVLPDKVISLRHLEGFNTIEDLGDSLRVGCKVTMSELLTSDAIIEHSKILGMALREIGSPQIRNRATLVGNVVNASPAGDSIVPMLLSNASLSIGGPTGERVERIADFIKGPGSTSLASGEFVKSITFEKTGDFFPQFHKVGQRNAMAIA